A window from Sulfurovum sp. TSL1 encodes these proteins:
- a CDS encoding HugZ family protein produces MPTLTELLAEYQSVVLGTQGSNGYPFSSYAPFYYDGEQVYIFISDMATHAQNIQTTPRASAFFIEDESRSENIFARKRISLQCDVTSLSRESERFDTVMKHFQYKFDATMVTMLMGMKDFNLYALKPIYGEATFGFGKAYHIGGEKMNALVARTGESGHK; encoded by the coding sequence ATGCCTACACTGACAGAACTATTGGCCGAATATCAGAGTGTTGTTCTGGGGACACAGGGCAGTAATGGCTATCCTTTCTCCTCTTATGCACCTTTTTACTATGATGGGGAACAGGTCTATATCTTTATATCAGACATGGCTACACATGCACAGAATATACAAACCACACCCCGGGCTTCCGCATTTTTTATTGAAGATGAGAGCAGGAGTGAAAATATCTTTGCAAGAAAACGTATCTCACTACAGTGCGATGTCACATCACTCTCCAGGGAGAGTGAGAGATTTGACACGGTGATGAAACATTTTCAGTATAAGTTTGATGCCACTATGGTCACGATGCTCATGGGCATGAAGGACTTTAACCTGTATGCACTCAAGCCTATTTACGGTGAAGCAACATTTGGCTTTGGGAAAGCCTATCACATCGGTGGAGAAAAAATGAATGCACTTGTCGCAAGAACCGGAGAGAGTGGCCACAAATAA
- a CDS encoding RimK/LysX family protein, translating to MTLSRGWYYPLIFLFLFSASFVEAQEDTALATEQKNTYVNLNTEKPDSKIIIGALEYVRLVPPNVVLKARIDTGAKTTSIDARDITPFERDGKQWVRFVCVSGEKEYTIERKVVRTVQIKRHGTESQDRYVVEMRIILGNVSQLISVNLNDRDEYKYPVLIGRNFLRDFFMVDVAKKYQFKPMSLPK from the coding sequence ATGACTTTATCAAGAGGGTGGTATTACCCCTTAATATTTTTGTTTTTGTTCAGTGCATCTTTTGTTGAAGCACAAGAAGATACAGCACTCGCAACGGAACAAAAAAATACTTATGTGAATCTAAATACAGAAAAACCAGACTCTAAGATCATTATCGGAGCGCTGGAGTATGTTCGACTTGTACCTCCTAATGTGGTACTCAAAGCGCGTATTGACACAGGTGCAAAAACGACATCCATCGATGCACGTGATATCACTCCTTTTGAACGTGACGGTAAACAGTGGGTGCGGTTTGTCTGTGTGTCCGGAGAAAAAGAGTATACGATCGAGCGAAAAGTGGTCAGAACAGTACAGATCAAGCGTCATGGAACAGAGTCACAGGACCGTTATGTGGTAGAGATGCGTATCATTCTCGGTAATGTATCCCAGCTTATCTCTGTGAACCTGAATGATAGGGATGAATACAAATACCCTGTCCTTATAGGACGTAATTTCTTACGCGATTTTTTTATGGTTGATGTGGCAAAAAAATATCAATTCAAACCTATGTCTTTACCTAAATAA
- a CDS encoding zinc ribbon domain-containing protein has translation MNKHLKELIELSKIDKAIDSYTPQLEAANKKVAKVEKKINAAQEELDTLNASIVENDAKVKTFEEQLTMLNEQLASNAKKSKDITTEKEMKALSLEEDIAKEKMTFANEEIERLQKINETTTLLVEEAKAKVEALAAEAESVNEVVSAEKAEIEKNKGELFVEREKLSRDLEQKVLAFYEKIRIWAGNTAVVPVKKQACYGCYMKLNDKTYSEVIKADEICNCPHCGRILYIESVTEEA, from the coding sequence TTGAACAAACATCTAAAAGAGCTCATCGAGCTTTCAAAAATTGACAAGGCTATAGACAGTTATACTCCGCAGCTTGAAGCAGCAAATAAAAAAGTTGCAAAAGTAGAAAAGAAGATCAATGCTGCACAGGAAGAACTTGATACATTAAATGCAAGTATCGTTGAAAATGATGCAAAAGTAAAGACATTTGAAGAGCAGCTTACAATGCTGAATGAGCAATTGGCTTCAAATGCTAAAAAGTCTAAAGATATCACTACTGAAAAAGAGATGAAAGCACTCTCTTTGGAAGAAGATATCGCTAAAGAAAAGATGACATTTGCCAATGAAGAGATCGAAAGACTTCAGAAGATCAATGAAACGACTACATTGCTTGTAGAAGAAGCGAAGGCAAAAGTAGAAGCATTGGCTGCAGAAGCAGAATCGGTCAATGAAGTGGTATCTGCAGAAAAAGCAGAGATCGAAAAAAACAAGGGTGAACTTTTTGTTGAAAGAGAAAAACTCAGTAGAGATCTTGAACAAAAAGTACTTGCATTTTATGAGAAGATCCGTATTTGGGCAGGCAATACAGCAGTGGTCCCCGTGAAGAAACAAGCATGTTACGGATGTTATATGAAGCTCAATGACAAAACGTATTCTGAAGTGATCAAAGCAGATGAGATCTGTAATTGTCCACACTGTGGTAGAATTCTCTATATTGAGAGTGTTACGGAAGAAGCATAA
- the purE gene encoding 5-(carboxyamino)imidazole ribonucleotide mutase: MENVVVSIVMGSDSDLPVMQEAAKMLEQFNVGYELDIVSAHRTPEKLFEFSANAHKRGIQVIIAGAGGAAHLPGMIASLSPLPVIGVPVKSSNSIDGWDSVLSILQMPGGVPVATVALNGAKNAGILAAQIVSTACEETRDEIIAYKQGLADQVMEKSKRVRSQRV, from the coding sequence ATGGAAAATGTAGTGGTGAGTATTGTGATGGGATCAGATTCTGATCTTCCTGTAATGCAGGAGGCTGCCAAGATGTTGGAGCAGTTCAATGTCGGATATGAGCTGGATATCGTCTCGGCACATAGAACACCGGAAAAACTTTTTGAGTTTTCCGCCAATGCGCATAAGCGCGGCATTCAAGTCATCATCGCAGGAGCAGGGGGTGCTGCGCATCTTCCGGGCATGATCGCTTCCCTGTCCCCGTTGCCGGTCATAGGTGTGCCAGTGAAATCAAGCAACTCTATTGACGGGTGGGATTCGGTGCTCTCCATACTGCAGATGCCTGGAGGTGTACCGGTGGCTACAGTGGCGCTCAACGGTGCCAAGAATGCCGGTATACTTGCAGCGCAGATCGTCTCCACTGCCTGTGAAGAGACCAGAGATGAGATCATCGCCTATAAACAGGGTCTTGCGGACCAAGTGATGGAGAAGTCAAAAAGAGTGAGATCTCAGAGAGTTTAG
- the rimM gene encoding ribosome maturation factor RimM (Essential for efficient processing of 16S rRNA) — protein MSKDNFFIAQIGRTIGLWGDLKFHLHTDFPEQFKVGQTYKSNRGDLTISDINFTRGIIRFRGYESIDAAKKLTNAKLYANEAQTKENCELGEGQHFWFDVIGCVVKQDDEVLGVVEDIQRMADTDYLAVKTDASLVAAGLSKQFLLPYIERYIIKIDTDEKIVHTKDAKDILEAS, from the coding sequence ATGTCAAAAGACAACTTTTTTATCGCTCAAATAGGGCGGACCATTGGACTTTGGGGTGACCTCAAATTTCATCTCCATACAGATTTCCCAGAACAGTTTAAAGTAGGCCAGACCTATAAAAGCAACCGTGGTGACCTGACTATATCAGATATCAATTTTACACGCGGAATCATTCGTTTCAGAGGGTATGAAAGTATTGATGCTGCAAAAAAACTGACCAATGCAAAACTTTATGCCAATGAAGCACAAACAAAAGAGAATTGCGAACTGGGCGAAGGGCAACATTTTTGGTTTGATGTGATCGGTTGTGTAGTCAAACAGGATGATGAAGTTTTAGGTGTGGTAGAGGATATACAACGTATGGCAGATACAGACTACCTTGCCGTGAAAACAGATGCCAGTTTAGTTGCAGCAGGTTTGTCTAAACAATTCCTACTCCCTTACATAGAACGTTACATCATCAAAATCGATACAGATGAAAAAATAGTCCATACGAAAGATGCTAAAGACATTTTAGAGGCTAGCTAA
- a CDS encoding RluA family pseudouridine synthase, with the protein MATDKAYKVLAMAKGISNNKAKELIDRGLVYVEDKKVKIARAEIRTDTVFRIEYPEDIEILYEDEDIIAVNKPAQVDSYEIQDSIAGAELLHRLDRDTSGVLLLGKNREFIERAIKEFKNRKVEKHYVAWIEGVLYEKVEIDEPIFTVKKGKAFSMIDPVRGKKAHTVVKPEEIQGKKSKVHIEITTGRTHQIRVHLAHIGHPIVGDEQYGSRTQSKRILLHSAKMKLLDYEFNAAEPKDIARYK; encoded by the coding sequence ATGGCTACAGATAAAGCATATAAAGTCCTTGCAATGGCAAAGGGCATTTCAAACAACAAAGCAAAAGAACTGATAGACAGAGGACTGGTCTATGTGGAAGATAAAAAAGTAAAGATCGCCAGAGCGGAGATACGCACAGATACGGTCTTCCGTATAGAGTATCCTGAAGATATAGAGATACTCTATGAAGATGAAGATATCATTGCCGTGAACAAACCTGCCCAGGTGGACAGCTATGAGATCCAGGATTCCATAGCAGGTGCGGAACTTCTTCACAGACTTGACAGAGATACCTCCGGTGTACTGTTGTTAGGAAAGAACAGGGAATTTATAGAGCGTGCCATCAAAGAGTTCAAGAACCGTAAAGTAGAAAAACATTATGTGGCATGGATAGAGGGTGTTTTATATGAAAAAGTGGAGATAGACGAACCGATCTTTACAGTGAAAAAAGGTAAAGCCTTCTCTATGATAGACCCGGTACGCGGTAAAAAAGCACATACCGTGGTCAAACCCGAAGAGATACAGGGTAAAAAATCCAAAGTCCATATAGAGATCACGACGGGAAGAACGCACCAGATCCGTGTACATCTTGCACATATAGGGCATCCTATCGTAGGGGATGAACAGTATGGAAGCCGTACGCAGTCAAAACGTATCCTTTTGCACTCTGCCAAAATGAAATTACTGGACTACGAGTTCAATGCGGCAGAGCCCAAAGACATCGCGAGATATAAGTAA
- the waaA gene encoding lipid IV(A) 3-deoxy-D-manno-octulosonic acid transferase, whose amino-acid sequence MEKLFFFLYSVLSFFLYLLALPLLALFSFKTKYKDSLPARFFLWNNKPLKPDGIWFHSCSFGEAKAIRSLVDRLPQGSLRMSTTTHTGFKVIEEYTQESRYLPFEPLLFGWLKPQKALVVMEAEFWYLLFTLAQSRGAKTLLINARMSDRSFPRYKKIGWLYREIFKHIDEVYAQTAKDKERLESLGAKNVVVTGNIKLAHLPAVTKEIQKPSRLVVCGASTHEGEEALILDAFVALKKEHPEAVLLLVPRHPERFEKVAKMMEAYADRYQFTAQRYSQNEVLGSDMILVDVLGELVNLYAVSDIVILGGAFEPIGGHNAAEAAQFGCKIISGEHYFNQKDIFDAIEGIAVVEASNLTRRLLQHGLLKPTRIKNKSDITRITESLERVL is encoded by the coding sequence ATGGAGAAACTTTTCTTTTTTCTCTATAGTGTTCTCTCTTTTTTCCTTTATCTACTGGCCCTTCCTCTTTTAGCATTATTCTCTTTTAAAACCAAGTATAAAGATTCGCTGCCCGCAAGATTTTTCTTATGGAACAACAAGCCTTTAAAACCTGATGGTATCTGGTTTCACTCTTGCAGTTTCGGAGAAGCAAAAGCCATCAGATCTTTAGTGGATAGACTGCCGCAAGGGAGTCTGCGTATGAGTACCACCACGCACACAGGTTTTAAAGTGATAGAAGAGTACACGCAAGAGAGCAGATATCTGCCTTTTGAACCTTTGCTGTTCGGCTGGCTGAAACCGCAAAAGGCACTGGTGGTGATGGAAGCTGAGTTTTGGTATCTTCTTTTTACATTGGCACAGAGCAGAGGGGCTAAAACCCTACTGATCAATGCACGTATGAGCGACAGATCTTTCCCCAGGTACAAAAAGATAGGATGGCTCTACAGAGAGATCTTTAAGCACATCGATGAAGTGTACGCACAAACAGCCAAAGACAAAGAGCGTTTGGAGTCTCTGGGTGCTAAAAATGTTGTGGTTACGGGTAATATCAAGCTGGCACATTTGCCTGCTGTCACCAAAGAGATCCAAAAACCTTCCCGTCTGGTTGTCTGTGGAGCGAGTACACATGAGGGGGAAGAGGCACTGATCCTGGATGCCTTTGTCGCATTGAAAAAGGAACATCCCGAAGCCGTTCTGCTTTTGGTACCGCGTCATCCTGAACGTTTTGAAAAAGTGGCAAAAATGATGGAGGCGTATGCTGACAGATATCAGTTCACGGCACAGCGTTATTCCCAAAATGAAGTGCTGGGCTCTGATATGATCTTAGTCGATGTCCTGGGTGAACTGGTCAATCTATATGCCGTCAGTGACATTGTGATACTTGGCGGGGCATTTGAACCTATAGGCGGGCATAACGCGGCAGAGGCAGCACAGTTCGGATGCAAGATCATCTCAGGAGAACACTACTTCAACCAAAAAGATATTTTTGATGCCATTGAGGGTATCGCAGTCGTAGAGGCATCCAATCTTACAAGAAGATTGCTGCAGCATGGATTGCTTAAACCCACCAGGATAAAAAACAAGAGTGACATCACACGTATCACTGAGAGCTTAGAGCGTGTTTTATAA
- the trmD gene encoding tRNA (guanosine(37)-N1)-methyltransferase TrmD — protein MYFSFVTLFPELIKGYFSESILKRAIEDEKISIDFYNPRDFTTDKHNRVDAPMIGGGAGMLMTPQPLMDTLRKVRETSPKAHVVFVSPVAKPFTQNDARRLAKKEHVVLVSGRYEGIDERVIEAQADELFSIGDFILTGGELASMVVCDAISRNVEGVLGNSDSLSIESFEASLLEAPSFTKPKNYENNEVVSEFLKGNHSKITDLKRGLALCKTKYFRPDLYKKGITHEK, from the coding sequence ATGTATTTCTCTTTTGTTACACTGTTTCCGGAGCTTATCAAAGGGTATTTTTCCGAGAGTATCTTGAAACGTGCGATTGAAGATGAAAAAATCTCTATCGATTTTTACAATCCACGTGATTTTACCACAGATAAACACAACCGCGTGGATGCACCGATGATAGGCGGAGGGGCAGGTATGCTCATGACACCGCAGCCTTTGATGGATACGCTTCGTAAAGTAAGAGAGACTTCTCCAAAGGCTCATGTGGTGTTTGTTTCCCCTGTGGCAAAACCATTCACGCAAAACGATGCAAGGCGTTTAGCGAAAAAAGAGCATGTGGTGCTTGTGAGCGGACGTTATGAAGGCATAGATGAAAGGGTCATCGAAGCGCAGGCAGATGAACTTTTTTCCATAGGAGATTTTATCTTGACCGGCGGAGAGTTGGCAAGTATGGTGGTTTGTGATGCGATCAGTCGTAATGTCGAAGGGGTATTAGGCAACAGTGACTCTTTAAGTATAGAGAGCTTTGAAGCATCACTTTTGGAAGCGCCTTCTTTTACGAAACCCAAGAATTATGAAAACAATGAAGTAGTTTCAGAATTCCTAAAGGGTAATCATAGTAAAATCACGGACTTAAAAAGAGGGCTTGCTTTGTGTAAAACAAAGTATTTTAGGCCAGACTTATACAAAAAAGGTATAACACATGAGAAATAA
- the rplS gene encoding 50S ribosomal protein L19, producing the protein MRNKYIESFEQAQVENRNIPEFRAGDTVRVAVRIKEGEKTRVQNYEGLCIAIRGQGTGRTFNVRKMGANSVGVERIFPIYSDSIESIEVLRRGRVRRAKLFYLRELKGKAARIKELRRK; encoded by the coding sequence ATGAGAAATAAATACATTGAAAGCTTCGAGCAAGCACAAGTAGAAAACAGAAATATTCCAGAGTTCAGAGCAGGTGATACAGTAAGAGTAGCTGTTAGAATTAAGGAAGGTGAAAAGACAAGAGTTCAGAACTATGAAGGTCTTTGTATCGCGATCAGAGGTCAGGGAACTGGTAGAACATTCAACGTAAGAAAAATGGGTGCCAACTCTGTGGGTGTTGAGAGAATCTTCCCAATTTACTCAGACTCTATCGAGAGTATCGAAGTACTTAGAAGAGGTAGAGTAAGAAGAGCTAAATTGTTCTATCTTAGAGAGCTTAAAGGTAAAGCAGCAAGAATCAAAGAACTCAGAAGAAAGTAA
- the truC gene encoding tRNA pseudouridine(65) synthase TruC — MDKTETNPLEILYQDAYLVAINKPSGLLVHKSPIDKHETEFALQMVRDQIGQYVYPIHRLDKPTSGVLLFALDAQTAQRMSLMFRGSQVHKEYMAVVRGFTEDASLIDYPLKQMLDTKEQKQKGITKETQEAQTQYQRLATVELPYPVSRYPVARYSLVKLFPRTGRKHQLRRHMKHIFHPIIGDTKHGRGEHNTLFREKYACHRLLLHSNRISFMHPIRRETLVIDAALDDTWQRIFKEFGWEQFIY, encoded by the coding sequence ATGGATAAAACGGAAACAAACCCCTTGGAAATTCTTTATCAGGATGCATACCTTGTGGCGATCAATAAACCATCAGGTCTGCTTGTACATAAGTCTCCTATCGATAAACATGAAACAGAGTTCGCACTGCAAATGGTACGTGATCAGATAGGACAGTATGTCTATCCCATCCATCGTTTAGATAAACCGACCTCAGGGGTATTGCTTTTTGCATTGGATGCCCAAACGGCCCAGAGGATGTCCCTTATGTTTCGTGGATCACAGGTCCATAAAGAGTACATGGCTGTCGTACGCGGGTTTACTGAAGATGCGTCACTGATAGACTATCCGCTTAAGCAGATGTTAGATACCAAAGAGCAGAAGCAAAAGGGAATCACTAAAGAGACCCAAGAGGCACAAACACAGTATCAGCGTTTGGCTACTGTAGAACTACCTTACCCTGTAAGCCGTTACCCTGTCGCGCGTTACTCTTTGGTAAAACTTTTTCCAAGAACGGGAAGAAAACATCAGCTTAGACGTCATATGAAGCATATCTTTCATCCCATCATAGGAGATACAAAACACGGAAGAGGTGAGCATAATACACTGTTCCGTGAAAAATATGCATGCCATAGGCTTCTGTTACATTCAAACAGGATCTCTTTTATGCATCCCATCCGTCGAGAAACATTAGTGATAGATGCCGCACTGGATGATACATGGCAGAGAATCTTCAAAGAATTTGGATGGGAACAGTTTATTTACTAG
- a CDS encoding DUF167 domain-containing protein encodes MFYNIEDDTVSLRIKAQPNASKNEFCEVYDNDAIKIRIKAPAVEGAANKELVKFLAKSFKVSKSDILFKTGQHSKIKIVVFPLNDKFKDWIEENGYR; translated from the coding sequence GTGTTTTATAACATAGAAGATGACACTGTCAGTTTACGGATCAAGGCACAACCCAATGCCAGTAAAAACGAATTTTGTGAAGTATATGATAATGATGCCATCAAGATACGTATCAAAGCACCGGCAGTCGAAGGTGCGGCAAACAAAGAGTTGGTAAAGTTTCTTGCAAAAAGTTTTAAAGTTTCAAAAAGTGATATACTGTTTAAAACAGGGCAACATAGCAAGATCAAAATAGTGGTGTTCCCACTGAATGATAAATTTAAAGATTGGATAGAAGAAAATGGCTACAGATAA
- a CDS encoding KH domain-containing protein, producing MVKDFLLSYTKLLVHNPEDISIEITEVDESFDEITIFANSEDIGKLIGKEGKMINSIKTVISGCKAKGGKNYRVNVKASK from the coding sequence ATGGTTAAAGATTTCCTGCTCTCCTATACCAAACTTTTGGTACACAACCCTGAAGATATCTCTATAGAGATCACAGAGGTTGATGAGAGTTTCGATGAGATCACCATCTTCGCAAACAGTGAAGACATAGGTAAACTTATCGGTAAAGAAGGAAAAATGATCAATTCTATCAAAACAGTCATCTCCGGCTGTAAAGCAAAAGGCGGTAAAAACTACCGCGTTAATGTAAAAGCTTCAAAGTAA
- the ffh gene encoding signal recognition particle protein: MFDTLTDSFKNAIGKIRFHDDEKALKKATAELKKSLLKADVHHKVVKELISSVEIETKQNGVGKENFLKALQTKLTDILTIEGAPKGFTFASKPPTVVLMIGLQGSGKTTTTGKLAYFLKEQKKKKVMVIAADLQRLAAVEQLRQITSQIEVELVADENATPVEIVKQGLARAEKELYDVVLIDTAGRLAIDEELMNELAEVKKVAEPDELFYVADAMTGQDAVRTAQTFKEKIGITGVVLSKFDGDSKGGVALGLTEQVGVPLRFIGAGEKMPDLEQFISDRIVSRLMGAGDVESLAEKAAAAIDPKEAKKMTQKIKKGQFNFNDFLAQMEQMKKLGSMKSIMGMIPGMGNMAKQLGDLDLENSDEIKMIKAMVSSMTPKEREDPDLLSNTRKRRLAAGAGLDQVQVNRVLKQFKNAAKMAKKLSGKGGMKQMQDMMAKMQGGGFPGGPR; encoded by the coding sequence ATGTTTGATACTTTAACCGACAGTTTTAAAAATGCCATAGGCAAAATCCGCTTTCATGATGATGAAAAGGCACTCAAAAAAGCAACTGCTGAACTGAAAAAATCACTGTTAAAAGCAGATGTACACCACAAAGTAGTGAAAGAGCTCATTTCGAGCGTAGAGATCGAGACCAAGCAAAACGGTGTAGGTAAAGAGAACTTCCTCAAAGCACTGCAAACGAAACTTACGGATATTTTAACGATAGAAGGTGCGCCTAAAGGTTTCACTTTCGCATCCAAACCACCAACGGTTGTTCTGATGATAGGACTACAGGGGTCGGGTAAAACGACCACCACGGGTAAATTGGCCTATTTCCTCAAAGAACAAAAAAAGAAAAAGGTCATGGTGATCGCAGCCGACCTTCAGAGACTCGCAGCGGTAGAACAGCTCAGACAGATCACTTCACAGATTGAAGTGGAGCTTGTCGCTGACGAGAATGCCACACCTGTAGAGATCGTCAAGCAGGGGCTTGCAAGGGCAGAGAAAGAGCTTTATGATGTCGTACTTATAGATACCGCGGGACGTTTGGCCATAGATGAAGAGCTGATGAATGAGCTTGCAGAGGTGAAGAAGGTAGCAGAACCTGATGAACTTTTCTATGTGGCAGATGCCATGACAGGTCAGGATGCCGTCAGAACAGCACAAACCTTTAAAGAGAAGATAGGTATCACCGGTGTGGTACTTTCCAAATTTGATGGTGACTCCAAAGGCGGTGTGGCACTTGGGCTTACAGAGCAGGTAGGGGTACCGCTTCGTTTCATCGGTGCAGGTGAAAAGATGCCGGATCTTGAGCAGTTCATTTCAGACAGGATCGTAAGCCGTTTGATGGGTGCAGGGGATGTTGAGTCATTGGCAGAAAAAGCTGCAGCGGCGATAGACCCTAAAGAAGCAAAAAAAATGACACAGAAGATCAAAAAAGGTCAGTTCAATTTCAATGATTTCCTGGCACAGATGGAACAGATGAAGAAACTCGGAAGCATGAAGTCCATCATGGGTATGATACCTGGTATGGGGAACATGGCAAAACAGCTAGGTGATCTGGACCTGGAGAATTCCGATGAGATCAAAATGATCAAGGCGATGGTCTCTTCCATGACACCCAAAGAGAGAGAAGACCCGGATCTTCTTAGCAACACGCGTAAGAGACGTTTGGCAGCAGGCGCCGGACTGGATCAGGTACAGGTGAACCGTGTACTTAAGCAGTTCAAGAACGCTGCCAAGATGGCGAAAAAGCTATCAGGGAAAGGCGGTATGAAACAGATGCAGGATATGATGGCAAAAATGCAGGGCGGCGGTTTCCCGGGCGGACCTCGCTAA
- the smpB gene encoding SsrA-binding protein SmpB: MAINIVAQNKKARHDYEIIEKFEAGIVLTGAEVKALRAKRANLADAFCRFIKGELHIMNAHISHLETTNKYFVPDTRAPRKLLLHKKELAKLYVKVHKEGLTIVPLMIYFNERNIAKVSIALAKGKKLHDKRADMKEKTLKREAQQAMKNKSV; encoded by the coding sequence TTGGCGATCAATATCGTAGCGCAGAATAAAAAAGCCAGACATGATTATGAGATCATTGAAAAATTTGAAGCGGGGATTGTATTGACGGGTGCAGAAGTTAAAGCACTTCGTGCCAAACGTGCCAACCTCGCTGATGCTTTTTGCCGTTTTATCAAGGGTGAGCTACATATTATGAATGCACATATCTCTCATCTAGAGACAACAAATAAATACTTTGTCCCCGATACAAGAGCACCTAGAAAACTGCTCTTACATAAAAAAGAGTTGGCAAAACTCTATGTGAAAGTACACAAAGAGGGGCTGACTATCGTGCCTCTTATGATCTATTTTAATGAACGTAACATTGCCAAAGTGAGCATTGCACTGGCCAAAGGTAAAAAACTGCATGACAAACGTGCCGACATGAAAGAAAAAACACTCAAACGTGAAGCCCAGCAGGCGATGAAGAACAAGAGTGTCTAA
- a CDS encoding Nif3-like dinuclear metal center hexameric protein codes for MKLQEIYDHLDQISPFELQEKWDNSGLIVGELSREVSQVVVALDIDEEMIEAAEIDTLFVVHHPLIFGNMTQLDFAKYPANLIEKMILKKHSLIALHTNFDQTHLNRYVFEKILGFQTVSQDPFICTAKGEWHYKELLTLLKERLNLPTLKVIGKKEKIRSIALTTGAGASLMDEVEADCFLTGDIKYHDAMKAMSEDLMMVDIGHYESEKFFAEIILDELKVLPLLAIISNSKNPFHIETI; via the coding sequence ATGAAGCTGCAAGAGATATATGATCATTTAGATCAAATAAGCCCCTTTGAACTTCAGGAAAAGTGGGACAACTCCGGACTGATCGTAGGTGAGTTGTCCAGAGAAGTATCACAGGTCGTAGTGGCACTGGACATTGATGAAGAGATGATAGAGGCTGCAGAGATAGATACACTGTTTGTTGTACACCATCCCCTTATCTTTGGAAACATGACGCAACTCGATTTTGCCAAGTACCCTGCGAACCTTATCGAAAAGATGATATTGAAAAAGCACTCTCTTATCGCTTTGCATACCAATTTTGACCAGACACATTTGAACAGGTATGTGTTTGAAAAGATCTTAGGGTTCCAAACTGTGTCACAAGATCCTTTTATATGTACGGCCAAAGGAGAGTGGCACTATAAAGAGCTTTTGACCCTTTTAAAAGAGAGGCTGAACTTGCCGACACTCAAGGTCATAGGCAAAAAAGAGAAGATCAGATCTATCGCTTTAACCACAGGTGCAGGGGCATCACTGATGGATGAAGTTGAGGCTGACTGTTTTCTGACCGGAGATATAAAATATCATGATGCGATGAAAGCAATGAGCGAAGATTTGATGATGGTAGACATCGGACACTATGAGAGTGAAAAGTTTTTTGCAGAGATCATTTTGGATGAGTTGAAAGTTTTACCTCTTTTAGCTATAATTTCAAATTCAAAAAACCCATTTCATATTGAAACAATATAA
- the rpsP gene encoding 30S ribosomal protein S16 codes for MTMIRMTRMGRKKKPFYRIVVTDSRKRRDGGWIEAIGHYNPVSVNKDLTLDEERLNYWLSVGAQMSPTVKRLAGKK; via the coding sequence ATGACAATGATCAGAATGACAAGAATGGGTAGAAAGAAAAAACCATTTTACAGAATCGTAGTAACAGACAGCAGAAAAAGAAGAGACGGTGGTTGGATCGAAGCAATCGGTCACTATAACCCGGTAAGTGTAAACAAAGATCTTACGCTTGATGAAGAGAGATTGAACTACTGGTTAAGTGTTGGTGCACAAATGAGCCCGACAGTAAAAAGACTAGCAGGTAAAAAATAG